ACTCGAACCAGGTGATGATCTCCCCCGTCCTCATCATCCTGGTCCCTCTGTGGCGCAAGAGGTTCTCTGGGCGGTCCAACTGAGGGTTGAACATGCTCAGGACGAACCGCCCCTCATCGTCCAGATGCTCTGCGATGTTCCTCAATGCGACCTCTTGGTCCGCCGTCTCCAATAGGTGCAGGAAGGAATTGAAGGGCACGAAGATGAGCCTGTACCTCTTCCCGCACATGAAATCGCGTATATCGGCATGCCCCACGTGCACGTTCTCGAGCACTTCCTCATCGAGCGTCTCGAGCTTCGCCGTCAACTTGTCCAACATGGCGTCGCTGAGGTCGAACCCTGTTATCTCATAGCCCTCCTTGGCCAACGGTATCAGCGTCCTGCCCGTCCCGCACATGCACACCAGAACAGGGCCCCCGGTGGAACTGGCC
This genomic window from Methanomassiliicoccales archaeon contains:
- a CDS encoding class I SAM-dependent methyltransferase; this encodes MMTSGKGASSSGRSVTSIEDAADQYELFAKYYDIWHEDFTEDIEFYKRMASSTGGPVLVCMCGTGRTLIPLAKEGYEITGFDLSDAMLDKLTAKLETLDEEVLENVHVGHADIRDFMCGKRYRLIFVPFNSFLHLLETADQEVALRNIAEHLDDEGRFVLSMFNPQLDRPENLLRHRGTRMMRTGEIITWFESQTFDRSKQTTTSMYFFDISRQDKDLRRVTTSVTLRYMFMREAVELLERCGLEVVETYGDYLQGPFRDDSKMMVFVARKSQ